Proteins found in one Bacteroidota bacterium genomic segment:
- a CDS encoding T9SS type A sorting domain-containing protein, with protein MRRIIPLFLSVLFFSNLFAIQKITNSKTNIEEPVIELVSSTIDKSVVKLTFGSFDLDEVKTKRGNASILKVEGATPLLISEAPDLLKFTSSIIIPDKSEMGVKVIFSKYQDFENVEIAPSKGDFTRDIDPASMPYIYGQQYNENEFFPGNVADLRDPFVLRDYRASTIVFYPFQYNPVTKLLRVYYEIVVEVEEIAENGKNQLLSENEKKPSSYEHTNIYQNLFLNYNSVKYTPVSENGNMLIISYGQYISAMQAFVDWKISAGRNVEIVDVATIGTASAIKTYVANYYNTNGLTYLLLVGDAAQVPTYSASSGDSDNSYGYISGNDSYPEVFVGRFSAESAQDVNTQVARTLDYEKNPTAGNWLTNGIGIASSQGPGDDNEYDYQHILNMKSDLISYTYNSCAEMFDGSQGGLDASGNPSPTMVSNEINSGSGIILYTGHGSTTSFSSSGFSNSNINSLTNTGMLPFIWSVACVNGDFVNSTCFAETWLRATHNDEPSGAIATLMSTINQSWNPPMCGQDEMVDILTESYTNNIKRTFGGLSMNGCMQMNDEYGSGGANMTDTWTCFGDPSLMVRTANPLQMLVTHNQTVNIGATSFQVNCSVEDALVSLTLNSQIIGTGIVANGVANISLSALSSIDTVDIVVTAFNYIPYINEVAIISMTGPYLSISSFSINDPLGNNNGEAEFGESISLNTTLENIGVSNANGVSVSITSVDTFVTITDANEAFGNIAAGVNSTQNNAFGLDIANNAPDQHQVFIGATITDNNSNTWNSSMAVLINAPELTVGTVTVDDANGNGNGLIDPGETVTISIENINSGHATATNVNGFLSTANSDITINIQNYPIGNLAEGANSNASFVVSASATMPQTASIDFDYTITSGLYSWQNPISLIMASYCTPSYTNGCSAGDEIDDFILNTINHMNSGCSTGGYGDFTSMSTDLAQDSMYVLQISTNYSNQKLTIWIDFNDDASFDASEQVVTNFSLGTASTLYSTFATIPANANPGSHRMRARISWSTLCSDPCDNYQYGEAHDYMVNILPDLSTPVVVLGPDINICDGNVANINANVQNGTPPFSYNWSTGGNSSSISVSPSTQTTYSLTVTDAAGEIAIDDIVVSVSALPVVNLGADINLPTGQTATIDAGFGFISYLWNDGSTQQTLTVSSTGTYSVTVVNTDACTATDNINVFIETLPSPTWSYNITGTNHSILVPVSANINIDGMPISYGDYIGVFYDSLGTLACGGFIMWEEITNSLTAWGADFSNDGFQTGEEFKWKIWDASESMEYSAMAVYNTSGFPNEGLFQPNGISGLQALNVSLSETQSIDIFEGWNIFSTYIEPTNSMMSDIMSAILQNVTIVKNSIGQVYWPLYSINSIGVLNVEEGYQIKVTTNSILEIEGTAVQPENYPITMNTGWQIISYLRQSAASIATMMSDVVNNLEIVKNELGFVYWPQYGVNGIGNMVPGEGYLLKMFNADTLLYAPNTASFSKSNIIQNEKYFYKNVKNTGSNMTLGIPKTSWETEPLIGSEIGIFCSDSNVGEKLIGSSVYVGENLAIAIWGNDEHTAENDGLNEGEKFVLRIWSNEVETYLEIKNWLEGNEFYKTNKISIAKKLSITNSQLSIPELCQNTPNPFNKISEISFNIPNATFVEIETYNLVGELCEVLISKKLNAGIHKIEVDATKYQSGSYFYRIRTNDFFDAKRFSVVK; from the coding sequence ATGAGAAGAATTATTCCATTATTTTTAAGTGTATTATTTTTTAGTAATCTTTTTGCTATACAGAAAATTACTAATTCAAAAACAAATATCGAAGAGCCAGTGATTGAATTGGTTTCTTCAACAATTGATAAGTCGGTAGTTAAATTAACTTTCGGAAGTTTCGATCTTGATGAGGTGAAAACAAAAAGAGGAAATGCCTCGATTCTAAAAGTTGAAGGTGCAACACCTTTATTAATTTCAGAAGCTCCTGATTTATTGAAATTTACAAGTTCAATAATTATTCCCGACAAATCTGAGATGGGAGTAAAAGTTATATTTTCAAAATATCAGGATTTCGAAAATGTAGAAATTGCTCCCTCGAAAGGAGATTTTACAAGAGATATTGATCCGGCAAGTATGCCTTATATATATGGCCAACAATACAATGAAAATGAATTTTTTCCTGGCAATGTTGCCGATTTGAGAGATCCTTTCGTTTTGAGAGATTATAGAGCCTCAACTATTGTTTTTTATCCATTTCAGTATAATCCTGTAACAAAGCTACTTAGGGTATATTACGAAATTGTTGTTGAAGTTGAAGAAATTGCTGAAAATGGAAAAAATCAATTGTTAAGTGAAAACGAAAAAAAACCGTCAAGCTACGAGCACACTAATATTTATCAAAATCTTTTTTTAAACTATAATAGTGTAAAATATACACCTGTTTCTGAAAATGGAAATATGCTAATAATTTCCTATGGACAATACATTTCAGCAATGCAAGCATTCGTAGATTGGAAAATTTCTGCCGGCCGAAATGTAGAAATTGTTGATGTTGCAACTATCGGAACCGCATCAGCAATAAAAACCTATGTAGCAAATTATTACAATACAAACGGGCTCACCTATTTGCTGCTTGTGGGCGATGCTGCACAAGTTCCAACATACAGTGCTTCAAGCGGCGACTCCGATAATTCTTATGGCTACATTTCAGGAAACGATTCGTATCCGGAGGTTTTTGTAGGACGATTTTCAGCAGAAAGTGCGCAGGATGTTAATACTCAGGTTGCAAGAACTCTTGATTATGAGAAGAATCCAACAGCTGGTAATTGGCTAACTAATGGAATCGGAATAGCTTCTTCTCAAGGTCCTGGAGACGACAACGAATATGACTATCAGCATATTTTAAATATGAAATCAGATTTAATCTCTTATACTTATAATAGTTGTGCCGAAATGTTTGATGGCAGCCAAGGTGGTTTGGATGCTTCAGGAAATCCAAGTCCTACGATGGTATCAAATGAAATAAATTCCGGTTCTGGAATAATTCTATATACCGGTCATGGAAGTACAACTTCATTCAGCTCTTCTGGCTTTTCAAATTCGAATATCAATAGTTTGACTAATACAGGAATGCTACCATTCATTTGGTCGGTGGCATGTGTAAATGGAGATTTTGTGAATAGTACTTGTTTTGCAGAAACATGGCTAAGAGCAACACATAACGACGAGCCCAGTGGTGCAATTGCAACATTAATGTCAACCATAAACCAAAGTTGGAATCCACCAATGTGTGGGCAAGATGAAATGGTGGATATCTTAACAGAAAGTTATACCAACAACATTAAAAGAACTTTCGGTGGGTTATCGATGAATGGTTGTATGCAAATGAACGATGAATATGGCTCTGGCGGAGCAAATATGACAGATACCTGGACTTGTTTTGGCGATCCTTCTTTGATGGTAAGAACTGCAAATCCTTTGCAAATGTTAGTAACACACAACCAAACTGTAAACATTGGCGCTACTTCATTTCAGGTGAATTGCAGTGTTGAGGATGCCTTGGTTTCTTTAACTCTAAATAGTCAGATTATTGGAACCGGCATAGTTGCAAATGGTGTTGCCAATATTAGTCTTTCGGCTTTAAGCTCAATTGATACAGTCGATATTGTTGTTACAGCTTTTAACTATATTCCGTATATAAATGAAGTAGCAATAATTAGTATGACCGGTCCATACCTATCTATTAGTAGTTTTTCTATAAACGATCCGCTAGGTAACAATAATGGTGAGGCTGAATTCGGTGAAAGCATCTCATTAAATACAACTTTGGAAAATATTGGCGTAAGCAATGCAAATGGGGTTTCAGTTTCGATTACTTCTGTCGATACTTTCGTAACAATAACCGATGCAAATGAGGCATTCGGAAATATTGCCGCCGGTGTAAACTCAACTCAAAACAATGCTTTTGGTTTAGATATAGCAAACAATGCTCCCGATCAGCATCAGGTTTTCATTGGAGCTACTATCACCGACAATAATTCAAACACCTGGAATTCGTCCATGGCAGTTTTGATAAATGCACCGGAATTAACAGTTGGAACTGTAACCGTAGATGATGCAAACGGAAATGGAAACGGATTGATTGATCCGGGAGAAACTGTAACCATAAGCATTGAAAATATTAATTCCGGCCATGCTACTGCTACTAATGTCAACGGATTTCTTTCTACTGCAAATAGTGATATAACAATAAATATTCAAAATTATCCTATAGGAAATCTGGCTGAAGGAGCAAACAGTAATGCAAGTTTTGTTGTTTCTGCTTCGGCTACTATGCCACAGACTGCTTCTATCGATTTCGATTATACCATAACTTCAGGACTATACAGTTGGCAAAATCCTATTTCTCTTATAATGGCGAGCTACTGTACCCCAAGCTATACCAATGGTTGTTCTGCAGGCGACGAGATAGACGATTTTATTTTGAACACTATCAACCATATGAATTCCGGTTGCAGTACAGGAGGCTATGGCGATTTTACCTCTATGTCAACCGATTTAGCACAAGATTCTATGTATGTATTACAAATTTCGACAAACTACTCGAATCAAAAACTAACTATTTGGATAGATTTCAACGATGATGCAAGTTTTGATGCTAGCGAACAAGTTGTTACGAATTTTTCACTTGGTACAGCAAGTACATTATACAGTACTTTTGCAACTATTCCAGCAAATGCAAATCCGGGCTCACATAGAATGAGAGCCCGAATATCATGGAGTACCTTATGTTCTGATCCTTGCGATAATTATCAATATGGCGAAGCTCATGACTATATGGTAAATATTTTGCCGGATTTATCAACACCAGTAGTTGTATTAGGTCCGGATATTAATATTTGTGACGGAAATGTTGCAAATATTAATGCAAATGTACAGAATGGAACACCACCATTTTCATACAATTGGAGCACGGGTGGAAATTCATCATCAATTTCTGTTAGCCCAAGCACGCAAACCACTTATTCTCTGACTGTAACCGATGCTGCCGGTGAAATTGCAATAGATGATATTGTTGTTTCTGTGAGTGCTTTGCCAGTAGTAAACTTAGGTGCTGATATTAATTTACCTACGGGACAAACTGCTACAATTGATGCGGGATTTGGCTTTATTTCTTATCTTTGGAATGATGGAAGTACGCAACAAACTCTTACAGTTTCATCCACAGGAACCTACAGTGTAACTGTTGTAAACACTGATGCTTGCACAGCTACGGATAATATTAATGTATTTATAGAAACTTTGCCAAGTCCGACTTGGTCGTATAATATTACCGGAACAAATCACTCTATACTTGTGCCAGTTTCAGCAAACATAAATATTGATGGAATGCCAATTTCATATGGAGATTATATTGGTGTTTTTTACGATTCTCTCGGAACTTTGGCTTGTGGAGGTTTTATTATGTGGGAAGAAATAACCAACTCTCTCACAGCTTGGGGAGCCGATTTTTCTAATGATGGTTTTCAGACTGGAGAAGAATTTAAATGGAAAATCTGGGATGCTTCGGAAAGTATGGAATATTCTGCAATGGCAGTTTACAATACGAGTGGTTTTCCAAATGAAGGATTGTTCCAACCAAACGGAATTAGTGGACTTCAAGCGTTAAATGTATCATTAAGCGAAACTCAATCTATTGATATTTTCGAAGGCTGGAATATTTTCTCTACATATATTGAACCGACAAATAGTATGATGAGCGATATTATGTCTGCAATTTTGCAAAACGTAACAATTGTGAAAAATTCAATCGGACAAGTTTATTGGCCTCTATATTCTATCAACAGTATAGGAGTTTTAAACGTGGAGGAAGGCTATCAGATAAAAGTAACAACAAATTCTATTTTAGAAATTGAAGGTACAGCTGTTCAGCCTGAAAATTATCCGATTACTATGAATACAGGCTGGCAAATTATTTCATATCTACGCCAATCGGCTGCATCTATTGCTACCATGATGAGTGATGTTGTAAACAATTTGGAAATAGTAAAAAATGAATTAGGCTTTGTTTATTGGCCTCAATACGGTGTCAATGGAATCGGAAATATGGTTCCTGGCGAAGGTTATTTGTTGAAAATGTTTAATGCAGATACATTACTATATGCACCAAATACAGCAAGTTTTTCTAAATCAAATATTATTCAAAATGAAAAATATTTCTATAAAAATGTAAAAAATACAGGATCTAATATGACTCTTGGAATTCCAAAAACATCATGGGAAACAGAACCACTAATTGGTTCAGAAATTGGAATCTTCTGCTCCGATAGCAATGTTGGCGAAAAACTTATAGGTTCATCAGTTTATGTTGGAGAAAATTTGGCAATTGCAATTTGGGGAAACGATGAGCATACTGCTGAAAATGATGGATTGAATGAAGGTGAAAAATTCGTGCTTAGAATTTGGAGTAATG